The following coding sequences are from one Pristis pectinata isolate sPriPec2 chromosome 18, sPriPec2.1.pri, whole genome shotgun sequence window:
- the polg2 gene encoding DNA polymerase subunit gamma-2, mitochondrial, whose amino-acid sequence MKFGIMIMRQWKVSNKLFQNHWKILGLWLGLRKCSKSTCDLSGFTETLLELCRSRHFVSGDEITQDMLVDGSFNYGHLGMELKRNLATNWWDSMVLSREQVFGMQSPHQLKVNQNSDKSMKLMDVATLQVALDKKDANKEGSVSLKDLLKEYIILRPNLLQGAFREYTTSLNLVNRKLPFGLAEIGVCYQPIPSSKYSTVCNAVRTVEVELASLVWFSSPWTSGRWLDYWVRQRLLWWRKFARSPSSFTAIDSQDNDGIKGTALYFTFPWGKEPIETLINLGDKDLLREHHGNKSSLQGRDGRRTVVPHVLSVSGNLDRGVMAFLCDSLQLTEKVDSKLRINQKKVLKLHPFLAPFKVALDMGKGPTIELRQVCEGLFQELVEKKVTVWPGYLETMHMSLEQLSIKYDEMGVIFTIVVNETTLENGLVQLRNRDTTMKEMGHISEVRDFLIKYIRES is encoded by the exons ATGAAATTTGGCATTATGATTATGAGGCAATGGAAGGTCTCCAATAAATTGTTCCAAAATCATTGGAAGATTCTTGGCCTTTGGCTGGGTTTAAGAAAATGCAGTAAATCTACTTGTGACCTTTCTGGATTTACCGAAACGTTGCTTGAACTTTGCCGGAGCAGACATTTTGTATCTGGAGATGAGATCACACAAGACATGCTCGTCGATGGTTCTTTTAATTATGGACATTTGGGAATGGAACTCAAGCGGAACTTGGCTACTAACTGGTGGGACTCGATGGTGTTATCTAGGGAACAGGTGTTTGGAATGCAGAGTCCTCATCAGTTGAAGGTGAATCAGAATTCTGACAAGTCAATGAAACTGATGGATGTGGCAACATTGCAAGTAGCATTAGATAAGAAAGATGCAAATAAAGAAGGAAGTGTCTCACTAAAAGACCTATTGAAGGAATACATCATATTACGACCTAATCTCCTGCAAG GAGCATTTCGTGAATATACCACATCTTTGAATCTTGTGAACAGGAAGTTACCTTTTGGTTTGGCTGAGATCGGGGTATGTTATCAGCCCATTCCTTCATCTAAATACTCCACTGTGTGCAATGCGGTAAG aacTGTGGAGGTGGAATTGGCATCATTAGTATGGTTTAGTTCTCCTTGGACTTCAGGACGTTGGCTAGACTACTGGGTGCGTCAGCGTTTACTGTGGTGGAGGAAA TTTGCTAGAAGTCCATCCAGTTTTACAGCCATTGATTCCCAGGATAATGATGGAATTAAAGGAACTGCACTGTACTTCACTTTTCCTTGGGGTAAGGAGCCAATTGAGACACTGATAAATCTGGGAGACAAAGATCTTCTGCGTGAGCACCATGGAAATAAATCAAGCTTGCAA GGCCGAGATGGGAGAAGGACTGTTGTTCCACATGTACTGTCAGTGAGTGGGAATCTGGATCGAGGAGTGATGGCATTTTTATGTGATTCACTGCAGTTGACTGAAAAAGTTGATTCTAAATTGAGAATAAATCAGAAAAAG gtGCTAAAGCTTCATCCATTTCTAGCTCCATTTAAAGTAGCTTTGGACATGGGCAAAGGACCTACAATTGAGTTGCGTCAG GTATGTGAGGGGCTATTCCAAGAACTAGTGGAGAAAAAAGTTACAGTCTGGCCTGGCTACCTCGAAACTATGCATATGTCATTGGAGCAGCTATCTATAAA GTATGATGAGATGGGAGTGATTTTTACAATCGTCGTCAATGAGACTACACTAGAGAATGGCTTGGTACAACTCAGGAACCGAGATACAACCATGAAAGAGATGGGTCACATCTCAGAAGTGAGGGATTTTCTCATCAAGTACATTCGGGAATCTTGA